One Natronomonas moolapensis 8.8.11 genomic region harbors:
- a CDS encoding type II secretion system F family protein → MSVRSAPTSGTDAVADVFYPLYQRLFDENSDFVGDLERKLAEARIPRTVEFYLSISLALGVFAGLSLWAVGTVLGWALVTFVVTDPPILLGLPLPEPYLSAVNALKLPFLIVFSGFFFGALGFGAGFGGMVARPYLASDARKREINVLLSDSVSFMYALSVGGLNQLEILEAMARADDTYGEVAKEFQSIVRETEYFDTDYRTAVRNQAMQTPSEDLSQFLTDMLSIINSGGDMERFLEDQKEKQMRTSRQEQETVLETLELFGEMYMTLSLFPLLLIIILVIMSMLGEAQDTLLYGTVYGLIPLLGIGFLVLVSTVVPDEIGDGYLRTEGETAEGSRGMFGLGLVDAYAGRYPIFDRIKSREGTHLTLSILRRPHHFFREYPLATLAITVPASLVLVVIAVQSGVAPTALEAMIAAPIRGTFFWVYVPLYLTLVPVTVFYEWNVRSRRAITNNLSDNLRKLSSANDTGMTLLESLKVVADTSSGRLANEFRVMYAKVNYGTSLRTALRNFNNTYHIPRLARTVKLISKAQEASSQITQVLSTAAQASENQDDIERDRKSKTRMQMVIIIMTYVTLLGVMALLKVEFLDTMAGLVDQAGSGGGGGGGPGAGGGFGGGLDIDELTMLFFHAVTLQGIISGVIAGYIREVSVLASLKFVVVLPTLALVVFMFV, encoded by the coding sequence ATGAGCGTCCGATCCGCCCCCACTTCGGGCACCGACGCGGTCGCGGACGTGTTTTATCCGCTGTATCAACGGCTCTTCGACGAGAACAGCGACTTCGTGGGCGACCTCGAGCGCAAACTAGCCGAAGCGCGGATCCCCCGGACGGTGGAGTTTTATCTCTCGATATCGCTCGCTCTCGGCGTGTTTGCCGGGCTTTCGCTCTGGGCGGTCGGGACCGTCCTCGGGTGGGCGCTCGTCACGTTCGTCGTCACCGACCCGCCGATACTGCTCGGATTGCCCCTCCCCGAACCGTATCTCTCGGCGGTGAACGCGCTGAAGCTCCCGTTTTTGATCGTCTTTTCGGGTTTCTTCTTCGGTGCGTTGGGGTTCGGTGCGGGGTTCGGGGGTATGGTCGCCAGACCCTACCTGGCGTCCGACGCCCGCAAGCGCGAAATCAATGTGTTGCTCTCCGATTCGGTCTCGTTCATGTACGCGCTCTCGGTCGGTGGTCTCAACCAGCTCGAGATCCTCGAGGCGATGGCGCGGGCCGACGACACCTACGGTGAGGTCGCAAAGGAGTTCCAGTCGATCGTCCGCGAGACGGAGTACTTCGACACCGACTACCGGACGGCGGTCCGGAACCAGGCGATGCAGACCCCCTCGGAGGACCTCAGTCAGTTCCTCACCGATATGCTTTCGATCATCAACTCGGGGGGCGACATGGAACGATTTCTCGAGGATCAAAAAGAAAAGCAGATGCGGACCTCCCGGCAGGAACAGGAGACGGTTCTCGAGACGCTCGAACTGTTCGGGGAGATGTACATGACGCTCTCGCTGTTCCCGTTGCTTTTGATTATCATCCTGGTCATCATGTCGATGCTCGGGGAAGCACAGGATACGCTGTTGTACGGCACCGTCTACGGGCTGATCCCCCTCTTGGGTATCGGCTTTCTCGTGCTCGTCTCGACGGTCGTCCCCGACGAAATCGGCGACGGATACCTCCGAACAGAGGGCGAAACAGCAGAGGGATCGAGAGGGATGTTCGGGCTCGGCCTGGTCGACGCCTACGCTGGCCGGTATCCGATCTTCGACCGGATCAAATCCCGAGAGGGGACGCATCTGACGCTGTCGATCCTCCGACGGCCCCATCACTTCTTCCGGGAGTACCCGCTCGCGACGCTCGCGATCACCGTGCCGGCGTCGCTCGTGTTGGTCGTGATCGCCGTCCAGTCGGGCGTCGCGCCGACGGCACTGGAGGCGATGATCGCCGCCCCGATCCGGGGAACGTTCTTTTGGGTGTACGTCCCACTGTATCTCACGCTCGTTCCGGTGACGGTGTTCTACGAGTGGAACGTCCGCTCGCGGCGAGCGATCACGAACAACTTGTCCGACAACCTCCGGAAGCTCTCGAGCGCGAACGACACCGGCATGACGCTGCTCGAGTCGCTGAAAGTCGTCGCGGACACCTCCTCGGGGCGTCTCGCCAACGAGTTTCGGGTGATGTACGCGAAGGTCAACTACGGGACGAGTCTCCGGACCGCCCTCCGGAATTTCAACAACACCTACCACATTCCGCGGCTCGCCCGGACGGTCAAACTCATCTCGAAGGCCCAGGAGGCGTCGAGCCAGATCACGCAGGTGCTCTCGACGGCCGCCCAGGCCTCCGAGAATCAAGACGACATCGAGCGCGACCGGAAGTCGAAGACCCGGATGCAGATGGTCATCATCATCATGACCTACGTCACGTTACTCGGCGTGATGGCACTCCTGAAAGTCGAGTTCCTCGACACGATGGCGGGTCTCGTCGACCAGGCCGGGTCGGGCGGCGGGGGTGGGGGCGGTCCGGGCGCCGGTGGCGGGTTCGGCGGCGGTCTCGACATCGACGAGTTGACGATGCTGTTCTTCCACGCCGTGACGCTCCAGGGGATCATCTCGGGGGTCATCGCCGGGTACATCCGCGAGGTCAGCGTGCTCGCGAGCCTGAAGTTCGTCGTCGTCCTGCCGACGCTCGCGCTGGTGGTGTTCATGTTCGTATGA
- a CDS encoding DUF7287 family protein, with product MIDREPDRVACGPDRGQTTLDFAIAMSVFLTTVLFVLAYAPTMFDPFAGGSGTKLVVADRAATTLSTDVLAASTAEPGVLSASCLKAFFGGGDDDCSTGDDLGSNDIPAVTNRNYNVTIHDLDASVDTPATPLDEPDDIELTKSNSGSVPTDVAVATRTVSIEGDPYRLTVRVW from the coding sequence ATGATCGACCGCGAACCGGATCGGGTCGCCTGTGGCCCCGACCGCGGCCAGACGACGCTCGATTTCGCCATCGCGATGAGCGTCTTCCTGACGACGGTGCTGTTCGTCCTCGCCTACGCGCCGACGATGTTCGACCCCTTCGCGGGCGGGTCGGGGACGAAACTCGTCGTCGCCGACCGGGCCGCGACGACGCTCTCGACCGACGTGTTGGCCGCATCGACGGCCGAACCGGGGGTTCTGTCGGCCAGCTGTTTGAAAGCGTTCTTCGGTGGCGGCGACGACGACTGCTCCACGGGGGATGATCTCGGCAGTAACGATATCCCTGCAGTCACGAACAGAAACTACAACGTCACCATTCACGATCTCGACGCCTCGGTCGACACCCCAGCAACGCCCCTCGATGAGCCGGACGATATCGAGCTGACCAAATCGAACTCCGGGTCGGTCCCCACCGACGTCGCCGTGGCGACCCGGACCGTCTCGATCGAGGGCGACCCGTACCGACTGACCGTGAGGGTGTGGTAG
- a CDS encoding DUF7288 family protein translates to MRGQAHTVEAFVAAVLVVSGLVFATQAAAVTPLSASTSNQHIENQQQATVEGLLAASADNGNLTEAVLYWNASADDGDGAFAGAPESGTYATGPQNGFGADLNGTLSSRQIAFNVVVRYPDGDDTGTDTEPMVRMGEPSDNAVSATRTVGLYDESKIKNGTSLGDLDDDEFYAPDANPDSQLYTVVEVEVIAWRK, encoded by the coding sequence GTGCGCGGGCAGGCCCACACCGTCGAGGCGTTCGTAGCCGCCGTGTTGGTAGTCAGCGGGCTAGTCTTCGCCACGCAGGCGGCTGCCGTCACGCCGCTGTCGGCGAGCACCTCGAACCAACACATCGAGAACCAACAGCAGGCGACGGTCGAGGGACTGCTCGCGGCGTCGGCCGACAACGGCAACCTGACCGAGGCGGTGCTGTACTGGAACGCGAGCGCCGACGACGGCGACGGCGCGTTCGCCGGGGCGCCCGAGTCGGGCACCTACGCCACCGGGCCACAGAACGGCTTCGGTGCGGACCTGAACGGGACGCTGTCGAGCCGACAGATCGCGTTCAACGTCGTCGTCCGCTATCCCGACGGCGACGACACCGGCACCGACACCGAGCCGATGGTTCGGATGGGCGAACCGAGCGACAACGCGGTGTCTGCAACTCGGACGGTCGGGCTGTACGACGAATCCAAGATAAAGAACGGCACCTCGCTCGGGGACCTCGACGACGACGAGTTCTACGCGCCCGACGCCAACCCCGACAGTCAATTGTACACCGTCGTCGAGGTAGAGGTGATCGCGTGGCGCAAGTGA
- a CDS encoding DUF7261 family protein, whose product MAQVTRPRGGDDDVTDSGDRGQMILLMGVVLAVMFVALALLVNAAIYTDNVATRGGDPAGEALEYQHGVVDSTEGLIEAENDAGNATADDVRPALENISRYHRQYHLRRGAATETEFDIYQGINETDQDGFKNWTANASDVRGFVIYIDGTRMANSDSPFSIYVGGTKLNVNRTSDEIVVEGESCSESVSSSIEFNVTSGTLGSDSCDFDFQDFGGGEIEIEDGDNGAGSYELIVTSDENIGSFPSPVKTFIHSVDLHIRIDTPELSYARSVTVAPEGTDA is encoded by the coding sequence GTGGCGCAAGTGACCCGCCCCCGTGGCGGTGACGATGACGTTACTGACAGCGGCGACCGCGGCCAGATGATCCTCCTCATGGGGGTCGTCCTCGCCGTGATGTTCGTCGCGCTGGCGCTTCTGGTCAACGCCGCCATTTATACCGACAACGTGGCGACCCGCGGCGGGGACCCGGCGGGGGAGGCGCTCGAATATCAACACGGGGTAGTAGATTCGACAGAGGGACTGATCGAAGCCGAGAACGACGCAGGAAACGCTACTGCTGACGATGTCCGACCTGCACTCGAGAACATTAGCCGATATCACCGTCAGTACCACCTCAGACGTGGCGCGGCAACGGAGACGGAGTTCGACATTTATCAGGGAATAAATGAAACTGATCAAGACGGATTCAAAAACTGGACGGCAAACGCGAGCGACGTCAGGGGTTTTGTAATATATATAGATGGAACGAGGATGGCGAACAGTGATTCGCCGTTCTCTATTTATGTCGGCGGGACCAAACTAAATGTTAACAGGACTAGTGATGAGATTGTTGTCGAAGGCGAGAGCTGCTCGGAATCTGTGAGCAGTTCAATTGAGTTCAACGTTACTAGTGGAACCCTCGGTTCCGATTCCTGTGATTTTGATTTTCAGGATTTCGGCGGCGGAGAAATAGAAATTGAGGACGGGGACAACGGCGCTGGAAGCTACGAACTGATCGTCACGTCGGACGAAAACATCGGATCGTTTCCCTCGCCAGTGAAGACATTTATCCACAGCGTCGATCTGCATATCCGTATCGATACACCGGAATTGAGTTACGCTCGATCGGTGACTGTCGCACCGGAGGGCACCGATGCGTAG
- a CDS encoding DUF7266 family protein: protein MRSDDRGVSVAVGYVLGLGIATLLFSVLLIGGSGMIENQTQTVTYDQLSVTGQQLAADLSGVDRLVRAGGGGDGAGLSEVSLRTDLPNSVAAGGYTIEITYTEADDTGTIELRSSSPDVVVSVPFRSVTPVRGTTIGGGTVETHYDGSEDELVVESV, encoded by the coding sequence ATGCGTAGCGACGACCGCGGCGTCTCCGTCGCCGTCGGCTACGTCCTCGGCCTCGGCATCGCGACGCTCCTGTTTTCGGTACTTTTGATCGGCGGGTCGGGGATGATCGAGAACCAGACGCAAACTGTCACCTACGACCAGCTCTCGGTGACGGGCCAGCAGCTCGCCGCGGATCTGTCGGGGGTAGATCGGTTGGTTCGGGCCGGCGGTGGCGGGGACGGCGCGGGGCTCTCGGAGGTGTCGCTGCGGACCGATCTCCCGAACAGCGTCGCTGCAGGCGGATACACGATCGAGATCACGTACACTGAGGCCGACGACACCGGGACGATAGAGCTCCGGAGTTCGTCTCCCGACGTGGTCGTATCGGTCCCGTTCCGGAGCGTGACGCCGGTTCGGGGGACGACGATCGGCGGCGGCACCGTCGAGACGCACTACGACGGCAGCGAGGACGAGTTGGTGGTGGAGTCGGTATGA
- a CDS encoding DUF7289 family protein, with the protein MRTTSAIGSDDRAVSDVVGYVLVFSLITLSIGAITVGGFSTLQDRQDAERINNAERAFDVFAGNVEDVYRDGAPSRATEMRLSGGTLRYGEPVTITVADATSSDIKTTVQTTPLVYANGRTEIIYVAGAVIRSERDSAVMLREPPFKITADSTVVPIIAITAPSDQPTISRELAHTRVESTRRNPTPNPDLSADGNRITITVESPWSDAWERYFDRQAEPEAVKSDGQSVEIETDRISTPVSRIDLHIR; encoded by the coding sequence ATGAGGACGACGTCTGCCATCGGCTCGGACGACCGCGCCGTCAGCGACGTCGTCGGCTACGTCCTCGTCTTCTCGCTCATCACGCTCTCGATCGGCGCGATCACTGTGGGTGGATTCTCGACGCTACAGGACCGACAGGACGCCGAACGGATCAACAACGCCGAGCGCGCTTTCGACGTCTTCGCCGGCAACGTGGAGGACGTCTATCGGGACGGCGCGCCGAGTCGCGCGACGGAGATGCGGCTGTCGGGGGGGACGTTGCGGTACGGGGAGCCAGTCACTATCACCGTAGCGGACGCCACTAGCTCCGATATAAAAACTACTGTTCAGACAACGCCGCTGGTATACGCCAATGGTCGGACGGAGATCATCTACGTCGCTGGCGCAGTGATACGGAGTGAACGCGATTCAGCAGTAATGCTTCGCGAACCACCGTTTAAAATCACTGCTGACAGCACAGTCGTGCCAATTATCGCAATAACCGCTCCGTCTGATCAACCGACGATCTCCCGGGAGTTGGCGCACACAAGAGTCGAAAGTACACGTCGGAACCCCACCCCGAATCCGGATCTATCGGCAGACGGAAACCGTATTACAATCACTGTTGAATCTCCATGGAGTGACGCTTGGGAGCGGTATTTTGATCGTCAAGCTGAGCCCGAAGCTGTCAAAAGCGATGGGCAGTCAGTAGAAATCGAGACCGATCGCATCTCGACACCGGTATCGCGAATCGATCTACACATCAGGTAA
- a CDS encoding DUF7289 family protein: MTTRAVSNPVGVILILGMTVLSVGALLAAGGAVIDNTRADAERSQMENSMSAFSSKASLVGLGESGHQRFSLGRVSQGQVDVREDAGRVRIWVDRSDDGSGDFDDCDDISDDSERTCIADATMGALVYENDGREIAYQGGGVWARQGDFSRMLSPPEFHYRAETLTFPIINVTGSGAASGDVRGAVSSEKGSQRLYPDDSPLTNPLSGGTVYVEIESEYCTGWQSFFEGQMEESPREECGEDDTVKIALDASLSPVFGAAITSNKNTSNGNPTVENHREGIDAPPADSEIESQVGECSEWGPIASSVSTGTHCTEDPDEFQDLSINTTDGDVKIVIDDVDNDGITDAGNIDIEGDGTVEVYLNSGGGIDISGNNDININGDPEQFVIYVHSDSKEIKLSGTVNYAGGIYAPNATLYQGGTITVDGSVVVREFGITNKGAIFNHDKSMNNITPELGTDLVNYVHVSERSVEVEFG; the protein is encoded by the coding sequence ATGACAACCCGCGCCGTCTCGAACCCTGTCGGGGTCATCCTCATCCTCGGGATGACGGTTCTCTCGGTCGGGGCGCTGCTCGCGGCCGGCGGTGCCGTGATCGACAACACGCGCGCGGACGCCGAGCGCTCCCAGATGGAGAACTCGATGTCGGCGTTCTCCTCGAAGGCCAGCCTCGTCGGGCTGGGCGAGTCCGGCCACCAGCGCTTCTCGTTGGGGCGAGTTTCTCAGGGTCAGGTCGACGTCCGGGAGGACGCCGGGCGCGTCAGGATCTGGGTGGACCGGAGCGACGATGGTAGCGGCGATTTCGACGACTGTGACGATATTAGCGACGATAGTGAGCGAACGTGTATTGCCGACGCCACGATGGGGGCACTCGTCTACGAGAACGACGGCCGCGAGATCGCGTATCAGGGCGGCGGCGTCTGGGCGCGACAGGGCGATTTTAGCCGGATGCTCTCGCCGCCGGAGTTCCACTACCGCGCCGAAACGCTGACGTTTCCCATTATAAACGTGACCGGTAGCGGTGCGGCGTCGGGTGACGTTCGCGGGGCAGTCAGCTCTGAAAAGGGGTCTCAGCGGCTGTACCCCGATGACAGCCCGCTCACCAACCCACTCTCCGGGGGCACGGTGTACGTCGAAATCGAGAGCGAGTACTGTACCGGCTGGCAATCGTTCTTCGAGGGCCAGATGGAGGAGAGCCCACGGGAGGAGTGCGGTGAAGACGATACCGTCAAGATAGCGTTAGACGCGTCGCTGTCGCCGGTGTTCGGTGCGGCAATCACATCGAATAAAAATACTAGTAACGGCAATCCGACTGTTGAAAATCACAGAGAGGGTATCGACGCACCACCCGCGGATTCCGAAATCGAATCCCAGGTTGGCGAGTGTTCCGAGTGGGGACCGATTGCGTCGTCAGTATCAACGGGAACACACTGTACGGAAGACCCCGACGAGTTTCAGGACCTGAGTATAAACACTACCGATGGCGATGTTAAAATTGTCATCGATGATGTGGATAATGACGGAATCACGGATGCAGGAAACATCGACATTGAGGGTGATGGGACTGTGGAGGTGTATTTAAATAGCGGTGGGGGAATTGATATATCCGGTAATAATGATATAAATATCAACGGTGATCCTGAACAGTTCGTAATTTACGTGCATTCGGACAGTAAAGAAATTAAACTATCCGGCACCGTTAATTACGCTGGCGGGATCTACGCACCGAACGCAACTCTTTATCAAGGGGGAACTATCACCGTAGATGGGTCGGTCGTGGTTCGGGAGTTTGGAATCACAAACAAAGGCGCTATTTTTAACCATGATAAATCGATGAATAATATAACCCCCGAATTGGGTACTGATCTAGTAAACTACGTCCACGTGAGTGAACGCTCTGTCGAGGTTGAATTTGGGTGA
- a CDS encoding DUF7385 family protein: MDLDTDELLASLTPREENPAIKTYQNTVSVACPACEEPFDDLVVCKQDPTSLNLSKQLDLCVGVEDGQAFIFTHKP; this comes from the coding sequence ATGGACCTCGATACGGACGAACTGCTGGCGTCGTTGACCCCCCGCGAGGAGAACCCGGCGATCAAGACCTACCAGAACACGGTGTCGGTCGCCTGTCCGGCCTGCGAGGAGCCCTTCGACGACCTCGTCGTCTGCAAGCAGGACCCGACGAGCCTGAACCTCTCGAAACAGCTCGATCTCTGCGTGGGCGTCGAGGACGGGCAGGCGTTCATTTTCACGCACAAACCCTGA
- a CDS encoding universal stress protein: MVEYETILIPTDGSHSAERGIEHGLGIARDNEAAVHFVRIIDEARHGTTPALSNYELALEELEAEANSDLRELAERAETHDVDAETYFHRGFPHEEIVEYAESIDADVIVMGKHGSGGSETPHVGSVADRVLRTAECPVFTV; encoded by the coding sequence ATGGTTGAGTACGAGACGATCCTGATCCCGACTGACGGAAGTCACTCGGCCGAACGGGGTATCGAACACGGGCTCGGTATCGCGAGGGACAACGAGGCCGCCGTCCACTTCGTGCGCATCATCGACGAAGCGCGGCACGGCACGACGCCGGCGCTGTCGAACTACGAACTCGCCCTCGAGGAACTCGAAGCGGAGGCGAACTCGGACCTGCGGGAGCTGGCCGAGCGGGCCGAAACACACGACGTCGACGCCGAGACGTACTTCCACCGCGGGTTCCCCCACGAAGAGATCGTCGAGTACGCCGAGTCGATCGACGCGGACGTCATCGTGATGGGGAAACACGGCAGCGGCGGGTCCGAGACGCCACACGTCGGAAGCGTCGCCGACCGCGTGTTGCGGACCGCGGAATGCCCGGTGTTTACCGTGTAG
- a CDS encoding GNAT family N-acetyltransferase yields the protein MEPRLLGWPEEGPTLRLDHRRFSYAGKFVMSNTGKAVIGASDRADRAEPSVSEPPDESISPGDGHNADGEYDADVLAAVAFNGDRTDPGVLWLRYVTVRDDLRGEGLGPRLCRFLARCGADRGYDRLRIAVNNPFAYQALYRAGFSFTGKTTGIAELVLERPAAKPAEDRSETTYQEGLDAYRARNLSTGERTFLDRRRGCPPPSPE from the coding sequence ATGGAACCGCGTTTGCTCGGGTGGCCGGAGGAGGGCCCGACGCTCCGGCTCGATCACCGACGGTTCAGCTACGCCGGGAAGTTCGTGATGTCGAACACCGGGAAAGCAGTGATCGGGGCTTCCGATCGGGCAGATCGGGCCGAGCCGTCGGTGTCCGAACCGCCGGACGAATCGATCTCGCCCGGGGACGGTCACAACGCGGACGGAGAGTACGATGCCGACGTCCTCGCCGCCGTCGCGTTCAACGGGGATCGGACCGATCCGGGCGTTCTCTGGCTCCGGTACGTCACCGTTCGGGACGACCTCCGGGGGGAGGGTCTCGGCCCGCGACTCTGTCGGTTTCTCGCCCGTTGTGGGGCCGACCGCGGCTACGACCGGCTCCGCATCGCGGTGAACAACCCCTTCGCCTACCAGGCGCTCTACCGCGCGGGGTTTTCTTTCACCGGCAAAACGACCGGCATCGCCGAACTCGTACTCGAACGCCCCGCAGCGAAACCGGCCGAGGACCGCTCGGAGACGACGTATCAGGAGGGTCTCGATGCCTACCGGGCGCGGAACCTTTCGACGGGCGAGCGGACGTTCCTCGATAGACGGCGGGGCTGCCCGCCGCCCTCACCGGAGTGA
- a CDS encoding class I SAM-dependent methyltransferase has protein sequence MRWDVRAFDLFAPVYDSFMPPTDGVALRKALAVADREVDRVLDVGGGSGRVAGETGATVVDPARGMLRRARRRGLESVQASATDLPHPDGSVDAVVVVDAFHHFPAGQRCLSEMARVLAPGGVLVITDFDRGTRLGWALDRAERLVGFDSTFYTVSELESAIGSAGFEVKPIEYGFETTVAGVKPPADR, from the coding sequence ATGCGCTGGGACGTCCGTGCCTTCGATCTGTTCGCGCCGGTGTACGACTCGTTCATGCCGCCGACCGATGGGGTCGCCCTTCGGAAGGCCCTTGCCGTCGCCGACCGCGAGGTCGATCGAGTCCTCGACGTCGGTGGCGGTTCCGGGCGGGTCGCCGGCGAGACCGGGGCGACAGTCGTCGATCCGGCCCGGGGAATGCTCCGGCGTGCGCGACGCCGGGGGCTTGAATCCGTCCAGGCGAGCGCGACCGATCTCCCGCACCCTGACGGATCGGTCGACGCCGTCGTCGTGGTCGACGCGTTCCATCACTTCCCCGCGGGACAGCGGTGTCTCTCGGAGATGGCTCGCGTCCTCGCGCCCGGGGGCGTCCTCGTGATCACTGACTTCGACCGCGGAACGCGGCTCGGATGGGCGCTCGATCGGGCCGAACGGCTCGTCGGGTTCGATTCGACGTTTTACACCGTCTCGGAGCTCGAATCCGCGATCGGATCGGCCGGGTTCGAGGTGAAACCGATCGAGTACGGCTTTGAGACGACTGTCGCGGGCGTGAAACCGCCCGCCGACCGTTGA
- a CDS encoding DUF3054 domain-containing protein, with amino-acid sequence MADQSFLQQRLDAGTWPIAVGDVAVLLAFLLAGTLQHSTTEQLLADPSIYLLAAGPFVLGWLLCAPLVGAYSPGGGSAPNSSIPLAIRSWIPAAVVGMAIRVVALRGRGAEVAFAVVMLVGGTVALSAWRFIYFKLR; translated from the coding sequence ATGGCAGATCAGTCGTTCCTCCAACAGCGCCTCGACGCGGGCACCTGGCCCATCGCGGTCGGTGACGTCGCGGTCCTGTTGGCGTTTCTCCTTGCCGGGACGCTCCAGCACTCGACCACCGAACAGCTGTTGGCCGATCCGAGCATCTACCTCCTGGCCGCCGGGCCGTTCGTCCTCGGATGGCTCCTATGTGCGCCGCTCGTCGGCGCGTACTCCCCGGGCGGGGGATCGGCGCCCAACTCCTCGATCCCGCTCGCGATCCGCTCGTGGATCCCGGCGGCGGTCGTCGGGATGGCGATCCGGGTCGTTGCGCTCCGCGGACGCGGTGCCGAGGTAGCGTTCGCCGTCGTCATGCTCGTCGGTGGAACCGTCGCTCTGTCTGCCTGGCGGTTCATTTATTTCAAACTCCGGTAG
- a CDS encoding OFA family MFS transporter translates to MDEASPADDGAGINYARRAKAILGFSRWWQIVAAAGMMAAVSPYQYVWSSIEGPLAENLDIALPALGAVFSFYVVFQSLSQMPAGWWRDRRGPRNLIYLAAVLAGGGYVGLAYARSVWQLYVLYSLGAIGVGIIYTIAVNTAVKWFPDRMGLTTGVGTMAFAGGSALVVPYVRANATVAGYTDVLRNVGVAILVVLLAGAVLLRDPPEDWLDREDGADDTGDGALAASLRGRAYTTREMLKTWQFWVLYAMFVATAGADLLVVANVVRFAEQLGLAAVVATVSATLLPVAAGVSRMVLGEVSDRFGRVRVMAVSFALAGLFRFGLIGAGTADAPVAFVGTVVGAMFFSSPLYVYFPAIVSDYYGAEHSSSNYAVIYSAKVGGGVLAGTVTGFLVAAFGWVPTFALGGALALAAGLAALVLRPPAGADLGGTNAGS, encoded by the coding sequence ATGGACGAAGCGTCCCCGGCGGACGACGGAGCCGGCATCAACTACGCCCGGCGCGCGAAGGCGATCCTCGGCTTCTCGCGGTGGTGGCAGATCGTCGCCGCCGCGGGGATGATGGCCGCGGTCAGTCCCTATCAGTACGTCTGGTCGTCGATCGAGGGGCCGCTGGCCGAGAACCTCGACATCGCGTTGCCCGCCCTCGGTGCCGTGTTCTCTTTTTATGTCGTGTTTCAGTCCCTGTCGCAGATGCCGGCGGGATGGTGGCGCGACCGTCGTGGGCCCCGCAACCTGATCTATCTCGCGGCCGTCCTCGCGGGCGGCGGTTACGTCGGTCTCGCCTACGCGAGGAGCGTCTGGCAACTGTATGTTCTCTACTCGCTCGGGGCGATCGGCGTCGGCATCATCTACACCATCGCGGTCAACACCGCCGTCAAGTGGTTCCCGGACCGGATGGGACTCACGACCGGAGTCGGAACGATGGCCTTTGCGGGCGGGAGCGCGCTCGTCGTGCCATACGTTCGGGCGAACGCTACCGTCGCCGGCTACACCGACGTGCTCCGCAACGTCGGCGTGGCTATCCTCGTCGTCCTGCTCGCCGGGGCGGTCCTGCTGCGGGATCCGCCCGAGGACTGGCTCGACCGCGAGGACGGGGCCGACGACACCGGCGACGGAGCGTTGGCCGCCTCGCTCCGCGGGCGGGCCTACACGACCCGGGAGATGCTGAAGACGTGGCAGTTCTGGGTACTCTACGCGATGTTCGTCGCGACCGCCGGCGCGGACCTCCTCGTCGTCGCGAACGTCGTCCGCTTCGCCGAACAGCTCGGGCTCGCGGCGGTCGTCGCCACGGTGTCTGCCACGCTCCTGCCGGTCGCGGCGGGCGTCTCGCGGATGGTCCTCGGCGAGGTCTCCGATCGCTTCGGCCGGGTACGTGTGATGGCCGTCTCCTTTGCGCTCGCCGGGCTCTTCCGGTTCGGGCTCATCGGCGCGGGGACGGCCGACGCGCCCGTCGCGTTCGTCGGAACAGTGGTCGGCGCGATGTTCTTCTCCTCGCCACTGTACGTCTACTTTCCGGCCATCGTCTCGGACTACTACGGCGCCGAGCACTCCTCGAGCAACTACGCCGTGATCTACTCCGCGAAGGTCGGCGGCGGCGTCTTGGCCGGGACGGTGACTGGATTCTTGGTCGCGGCGTTCGGCTGGGTACCGACGTTCGCCCTCGGCGGCGCGCTCGCGCTCGCGGCCGGCCTCGCGGCGCTCGTCCTCCGGCCGCCGGCCGGGGCCGACCTCGGGGGAACAAACGCCGGGTCGTGA